The following are encoded in a window of Pseudalgibacter alginicilyticus genomic DNA:
- a CDS encoding arylsulfatase has product MKKNMVLLSALSLALAFSCVNNNNNNKNNELVEENSNKPNIIYILADDLGYGDLSSYGQEKFTTPNIDKLASQGMLFTQHYSGNTVCAPSRSALLTGMHTGHTPVRGNKEIAPEGQHPIPDETYTLAESLKKAGYVTGAFGKWGLGYPGSEGDPINQGFDVFYGYNCQRLGHHYYPYHLWSNRDSIVLTGNAGTKKEMYGPALIHEKTIEFIETNRDTPFFLYVPSIIPHAELAAPESYIAKNRGKYLPEKSYKGTDGGPDYRQGKYESQTDVHATFVAMIEILDEQVGEIVAKVKELGLEDNTIIVFTSDNGPHSEGGADPEYFNSNGPLKGIKRDLYEGGIRVPMIVKWPGKIKQGSKTDLISAFWDVFPTFSEIAGSNVPEKLDGISFLPTLLGNADEQKQHAYLYWEFHERGGRQAIRKGKWKAVKYNVLKKPNAPIELYDLSIDIGEENNVASQHPDIVKEMETILKDARTPSEVFTFNQVSF; this is encoded by the coding sequence ATGAAAAAAAATATGGTTTTATTGTCAGCTTTATCGTTGGCTTTAGCATTTTCTTGTGTTAATAATAATAATAATAATAAAAATAATGAGCTTGTAGAAGAGAATTCAAATAAACCCAATATTATTTACATTCTTGCTGATGATCTTGGTTATGGAGACTTAAGTAGCTATGGACAAGAAAAATTTACCACACCAAATATTGATAAGTTAGCTTCTCAAGGGATGCTTTTTACTCAGCATTACTCCGGCAATACTGTTTGTGCGCCATCACGCTCTGCGTTACTAACAGGTATGCACACTGGGCATACACCGGTTAGAGGAAATAAAGAAATTGCTCCCGAAGGACAGCACCCTATACCAGATGAGACTTATACTTTGGCAGAGTCATTAAAAAAAGCAGGCTATGTTACTGGGGCTTTTGGAAAATGGGGTTTAGGGTATCCTGGTTCAGAGGGTGACCCTATTAATCAAGGATTTGATGTTTTTTATGGATATAATTGTCAACGATTAGGGCATCATTATTATCCATACCATTTATGGTCAAATAGAGACTCTATTGTTTTAACAGGGAATGCAGGAACTAAAAAAGAAATGTATGGCCCTGCATTAATTCATGAAAAAACCATCGAGTTTATAGAAACCAATAGAGATACACCTTTCTTTTTATATGTGCCTTCTATAATTCCTCACGCGGAATTAGCAGCTCCAGAATCATATATAGCTAAAAATAGAGGGAAATATTTACCAGAAAAAAGTTATAAAGGAACTGATGGAGGTCCTGATTACAGACAGGGTAAATATGAATCGCAAACAGATGTTCATGCCACTTTTGTAGCAATGATAGAAATTTTAGATGAGCAAGTGGGTGAAATCGTAGCAAAAGTTAAAGAATTAGGTCTTGAAGATAATACTATAATTGTGTTTACGTCTGATAATGGTCCACATAGCGAAGGAGGAGCAGATCCTGAATATTTTAACAGTAATGGTCCTTTAAAGGGGATTAAAAGAGATTTATATGAAGGAGGTATTAGAGTACCTATGATTGTTAAATGGCCCGGGAAAATCAAACAAGGCAGTAAAACAGATTTAATATCTGCTTTTTGGGATGTGTTTCCTACATTTTCAGAAATTGCGGGCTCCAATGTCCCAGAAAAATTAGATGGTATTTCATTTCTCCCAACCTTGTTAGGAAATGCAGATGAACAAAAACAGCATGCGTATTTGTATTGGGAATTTCATGAAAGAGGAGGCAGGCAAGCTATTAGAAAAGGAAAATGGAAAGCTGTTAAATATAATGTTCTAAAAAAACCTAATGCACCTATTGAATTATATGACCTTTCTATTGATATAGGTGAAGAAAATAATGTAGCGAGTCAACACCCTGATATCGTTAAAGAAATGGAAACTATTTTAAAAGACGCTAGAACACCTTCAGAAGTATTTACATTTAATCAAGTATCATTCTAA
- a CDS encoding glycoside hydrolase family 2 TIM barrel-domain containing protein translates to MIKYSIFILTVVSFISCHQAEIKRPVYVAEAWENPEWENPEIFQINREEPTASFYKYLDEKSAIANDSWNNSSLYQSLNGTWKFYYADSVQARPTDFYKSDFNIDGWDDITVPSNWELKGHGIPVYTNRTYMFPANPPFIPHNLNNNGTYKKEFEISKDWDGKDIYLHFEGVSGAMYVWLNGKMIGYNEGSKTAAEFKITDFVKKGTNDLAVQVLRWSDASYMEDQDFWRLSGIERDVYVYAANKITLRDFRVTSDLENDYKDGVFKVDLKIDNNTDTAVEKDVKVQLLDGTTEIYSDTKKVQLKEGRTVVNFNQNIPNVKTWNAEYPNLYTLLLTMNGESTAIKVGFRNIAIKNNQFLVNGKPVLLKGANLHDHSDTEGHVISEALTKLDMEVMKQNNLNAIRCSHYPKNPFFYRLADKYGFYVIDEANIETHGMGTTNQGLNNNIKAQSIHPGYLPQWKGMHMDRTVRMFERDKNYPSIVTWSLGNEAGNGENFFATYKWLKEQDTTRPTQYEGATQYANTDIQPPMYWPIERMIEYAENNPTRPLIQCEYAHAMGNSVGNLQDYWDVIEKYDIMQGGFIWDWVDQGILTKNEAGEEFWAYGGDLGAGHLHHDQNFCLNGIVNPDRTPHPALFEVKKVYQYIKFRDINIENGDIEIKNIYDFTNLNTLDFSWSLLKNGKEVANGVLPALDIEPYASEKVKVELPKLEDTNAEYHLNLYAKTKSATDLVPKGHILAYEQLVVSKGRKSIQFDNKEAMNVVEDAEVMNISGKSFKMAFNKKTGIITTLDYGNGNILLEGIQANFWRPTTDNDFGHKMPKKLGVWKDATKNQEFVSINKIEGDNNSIKVISKYKLPAVNSDLEINYTVHSNGAVLVKTDISGLDTKLPVLPRFGNNFIIKNEFNTVHWFGRGPHENYQDRNTAALVGNYEASVEELYFPYIRPQENGYKTDTRWVTFTNNTGNGIKVTATDLVSFSAHHQYNDDFDAGKEKQQRHTTDIKKRDLVNINIDYKQMGVGGDNSWGRMPHEKYRIKAQNLSYSYIIEAVNSEK, encoded by the coding sequence ATGATAAAGTATTCTATTTTCATTCTTACCGTAGTTTCATTTATTTCTTGTCATCAAGCTGAAATAAAAAGGCCTGTTTATGTAGCTGAAGCCTGGGAAAATCCTGAATGGGAAAATCCAGAAATATTTCAAATAAACAGAGAAGAACCAACAGCGTCTTTTTATAAATATTTGGATGAAAAATCAGCTATAGCTAATGACAGTTGGAATAATTCTTCATTATATCAATCTTTAAATGGTACTTGGAAATTCTATTATGCAGATAGTGTACAGGCAAGACCTACAGATTTTTATAAATCAGATTTTAATATAGATGGTTGGGATGACATTACCGTGCCATCAAACTGGGAATTAAAAGGTCATGGTATTCCTGTTTATACGAATAGGACTTACATGTTTCCTGCAAACCCACCATTTATTCCACACAATTTAAATAACAATGGAACCTACAAGAAAGAATTTGAAATTTCTAAAGATTGGGATGGAAAAGATATTTATTTACATTTTGAAGGTGTTAGTGGAGCAATGTATGTGTGGTTAAATGGTAAAATGATAGGTTATAATGAAGGAAGTAAAACAGCTGCGGAATTTAAAATAACAGACTTTGTTAAAAAAGGCACAAATGATTTAGCCGTTCAAGTATTACGTTGGTCAGATGCCAGTTATATGGAAGATCAAGATTTTTGGAGATTAAGCGGAATAGAGCGTGATGTATATGTGTATGCAGCAAATAAGATAACATTAAGAGATTTTAGAGTTACTTCGGATTTAGAAAATGACTATAAAGATGGTGTTTTTAAAGTAGATTTAAAAATAGATAATAATACAGATACTGCTGTTGAAAAAGATGTGAAAGTGCAATTGTTGGATGGGACTACTGAAATTTATTCTGATACCAAAAAAGTACAATTAAAAGAAGGAAGGACTGTCGTTAACTTTAATCAAAACATTCCAAATGTAAAAACATGGAATGCAGAATACCCTAATTTATACACGCTCTTATTAACGATGAATGGCGAATCAACTGCTATTAAAGTTGGGTTTAGAAACATCGCCATTAAAAACAACCAGTTTTTAGTAAACGGAAAGCCTGTATTATTAAAAGGGGCAAATCTTCACGATCATAGTGATACAGAAGGTCATGTAATTTCTGAAGCGTTAACGAAGCTTGATATGGAAGTAATGAAACAAAATAACTTAAATGCTATTCGTTGTAGCCATTACCCTAAGAACCCATTTTTTTACAGATTAGCAGATAAATATGGTTTTTATGTAATAGATGAAGCTAATATTGAAACACATGGTATGGGGACTACTAATCAAGGTTTAAATAACAATATAAAAGCACAATCAATTCACCCAGGGTATTTACCACAATGGAAAGGCATGCACATGGATAGAACTGTAAGAATGTTTGAACGTGATAAAAATTATCCATCTATTGTTACTTGGTCTTTAGGAAATGAAGCGGGAAATGGTGAAAACTTTTTTGCAACTTATAAATGGTTAAAAGAACAGGATACAACCAGACCAACACAGTATGAAGGTGCAACGCAATATGCAAATACAGATATTCAACCTCCCATGTATTGGCCTATTGAAAGAATGATAGAATATGCCGAAAATAATCCAACGAGGCCTTTAATTCAGTGTGAATATGCACATGCTATGGGTAATAGTGTAGGTAATTTACAAGATTATTGGGATGTTATTGAAAAATACGACATCATGCAAGGTGGTTTTATCTGGGATTGGGTAGATCAAGGGATTTTAACTAAAAACGAAGCTGGCGAAGAATTTTGGGCTTATGGTGGCGATTTAGGTGCAGGACATTTACATCACGATCAAAATTTCTGTTTAAATGGTATTGTAAATCCAGACAGAACACCTCACCCTGCTTTATTTGAGGTGAAAAAAGTATACCAATATATCAAGTTTAGAGATATAAATATTGAAAATGGAGACATTGAAATAAAAAATATTTATGATTTTACGAACTTGAACACTTTAGATTTTTCTTGGTCATTACTTAAAAACGGAAAAGAAGTAGCAAACGGAGTGTTACCAGCACTGGATATTGAGCCATATGCATCGGAAAAAGTAAAAGTTGAATTACCAAAACTTGAAGATACTAATGCAGAATATCATTTGAACTTATATGCTAAAACAAAATCTGCAACAGATTTAGTTCCTAAAGGTCATATTCTGGCATATGAGCAATTAGTTGTTTCTAAAGGAAGAAAATCAATTCAATTTGATAATAAAGAAGCTATGAATGTTGTTGAAGACGCTGAGGTAATGAATATTTCAGGGAAATCATTCAAAATGGCTTTTAATAAAAAAACAGGGATTATAACAACATTAGATTATGGTAATGGAAATATTTTGTTAGAAGGCATTCAAGCTAATTTTTGGAGACCTACTACTGATAACGATTTTGGACATAAAATGCCGAAAAAATTAGGGGTTTGGAAAGACGCTACAAAAAATCAAGAATTTGTTTCCATAAATAAAATAGAAGGTGACAATAACAGTATCAAAGTTATTTCTAAATACAAGTTACCAGCAGTAAACAGCGATTTGGAAATCAATTATACCGTGCATTCAAACGGAGCCGTTTTAGTTAAAACAGATATTTCCGGATTGGATACTAAATTACCTGTATTACCTCGATTTGGAAATAATTTCATCATCAAAAATGAATTTAATACGGTGCATTGGTTTGGTAGAGGACCACATGAAAACTATCAAGATAGAAATACAGCAGCTTTAGTTGGTAACTATGAAGCTTCTGTTGAAGAGTTGTATTTCCCATACATTCGTCCTCAAGAAAATGGGTACAAAACAGATACACGTTGGGTAACATTTACAAACAACACAGGTAATGGTATCAAGGTAACAGCTACTGATTTAGTGTCATTTAGTGCACATCATCAATATAATGATGATTTTGATGCAGGGAAAGAAAAACAACAACGTCACACTACAGATATTAAAAAACGCGATTTAGTAAACATCAATATTGACTATAAACAAATGGGTGTTGGAGGAGATAACAGCTGGGGAAGAATGCCTCATG
- a CDS encoding fibronectin type III domain-containing protein — protein MVFKNLYFTLTVCLFQVLVVLGQNLKTIEINTNAGHPINRGASGFNVRIADKVWNYTHPDFIEAVKELKPGWLRYFSGTMGDAFSSATGQYDLDYIAMFDHQKPFLKGHRFVEVKGPHRLTDLYHLLGEINGKLIITINAFSESPEMILELARFCKNNNIKVETWQFCNEPYFYVPNRNRYWWNDGYDYATKMQPYAEAIQQIFPDAKLTLNYTWDGVWTFMKEINQFQKEQGAYWNVFSKHSYAPHTGREETLDQAYRRGNTKLIEATSAYAMQQIQDYTWEDIPMVITEFGVWNRPLNGIYSSIYNIEYVMRQLEHTNTEFVGAHEVSNKYVPLNNKNNIIEEAFKLGKKIDTDTILTGIRRDLEGKAYKIFHEATNNSEFLYNTSIINGPQVPGLSNTNVNGMFAQTYKGINGYNYLVVTNRSGETNNFQVKLNGKNLNQEFFTTYISADSLRTWNTDILNTSYKNGSIQIEPYSVSVSKWKTDITKLPQPTIYKANVVKEGVLIKWGTIDAATNYKVHYGTDTTNLKYTQLVENQNSTLITGLKLNESYVFKVEAINNRYTSLKSNSVSVSYQLPDKVKIYKVSRRDDAVTLFWQSVPNTTSYLINYIDENGKAIEIDTKNVFGYRIEGFKDNTEYQFTITAYNGLGKGVPSNIETVLVSSKVPLSPRNVSATKKTLNSIEVKWFAQNQVLPNTCYNVYRGEKLHELTKIATCIQDTIYMDYDVDIDKQYYYTVKAQTEVGESNFHPNIATAFSMENKDKVAIQTIENQKEGYLVKVKLNKMTINSKDTYGVIINNVSYLNVEDVKIAGLPEKKGSTTFNVLIPRSKLKENSNYAIKAFVIKQGRTFESAIVNQQISKKI, from the coding sequence ATGGTTTTTAAAAATTTATATTTTACCTTAACTGTTTGCTTATTTCAAGTATTAGTTGTTTTGGGGCAAAATTTAAAAACCATTGAAATTAATACCAATGCGGGACATCCTATAAATAGAGGTGCGAGTGGTTTTAATGTCCGCATAGCTGATAAAGTATGGAATTATACCCATCCCGATTTTATTGAAGCGGTGAAAGAGCTAAAACCTGGTTGGTTACGTTATTTCTCTGGAACTATGGGAGATGCTTTTAGTAGTGCTACTGGTCAGTATGATTTAGATTATATTGCCATGTTTGATCATCAAAAACCTTTTTTAAAAGGACATCGTTTTGTAGAAGTTAAAGGCCCACATAGATTAACAGATCTATATCACCTTTTAGGAGAAATAAATGGAAAACTTATTATAACAATAAATGCTTTTTCAGAAAGTCCAGAAATGATTTTGGAATTAGCCAGATTCTGTAAAAACAACAACATTAAAGTAGAAACATGGCAATTCTGTAATGAACCTTATTTTTATGTGCCAAATAGAAATCGTTATTGGTGGAATGATGGCTATGATTATGCCACTAAAATGCAACCGTATGCTGAGGCTATTCAGCAAATATTTCCTGACGCTAAACTAACCCTCAATTACACATGGGATGGTGTTTGGACTTTTATGAAAGAGATTAATCAATTTCAAAAAGAGCAAGGTGCTTATTGGAATGTGTTCTCAAAACATTCTTATGCTCCACACACCGGCAGAGAGGAAACGCTGGATCAAGCTTATAGACGAGGAAACACTAAGTTGATAGAAGCAACTTCAGCTTACGCAATGCAGCAAATTCAAGATTATACATGGGAAGACATTCCTATGGTGATTACCGAATTTGGGGTTTGGAACCGCCCTTTAAATGGTATTTATTCAAGTATTTACAATATAGAATATGTAATGCGTCAATTAGAACATACCAATACAGAATTTGTTGGAGCACATGAAGTTAGTAATAAGTACGTTCCCCTAAATAATAAGAATAATATTATAGAAGAGGCCTTCAAATTAGGTAAAAAAATAGATACAGATACTATATTAACGGGAATTCGTAGAGATTTGGAGGGCAAAGCTTATAAAATATTTCATGAGGCAACTAATAACTCGGAGTTTTTATATAATACAAGTATTATAAACGGTCCTCAGGTTCCAGGTTTGTCTAATACCAATGTTAATGGGATGTTTGCTCAAACATATAAAGGCATTAATGGTTATAATTATTTGGTAGTTACCAACAGAAGTGGAGAAACTAATAACTTTCAAGTGAAATTGAATGGGAAAAATCTTAATCAAGAATTTTTCACAACCTACATTTCTGCGGATTCATTAAGAACTTGGAATACAGATATTCTTAATACAAGTTATAAAAATGGAAGTATTCAAATAGAACCATATAGCGTTTCGGTAAGCAAATGGAAAACAGATATCACTAAATTACCACAGCCTACCATATATAAAGCAAACGTAGTTAAAGAAGGTGTTTTAATCAAGTGGGGTACTATTGATGCTGCTACAAATTATAAAGTACATTATGGTACAGATACTACAAATTTAAAATACACACAATTAGTAGAAAATCAGAATAGCACTTTAATAACTGGGTTAAAATTGAATGAATCATATGTTTTTAAAGTAGAAGCAATTAATAATAGGTATACTAGTTTAAAGTCTAATAGTGTTTCTGTAAGCTATCAATTACCTGATAAAGTTAAAATATATAAGGTTTCAAGGCGTGATGACGCCGTGACACTTTTTTGGCAAAGCGTACCAAATACAACAAGTTATTTAATAAACTATATTGATGAGAATGGAAAAGCCATAGAAATTGATACTAAAAACGTATTTGGTTATAGAATTGAGGGGTTTAAAGATAATACAGAATATCAATTTACAATAACGGCTTATAATGGTTTAGGAAAAGGAGTGCCTTCAAATATTGAAACTGTTTTGGTATCCTCAAAAGTACCTTTAAGCCCTAGAAATGTTTCAGCAACTAAAAAAACATTAAATAGTATTGAAGTAAAATGGTTTGCTCAAAATCAGGTGTTGCCTAATACTTGCTATAATGTTTATAGGGGTGAAAAATTACATGAACTTACTAAAATAGCTACTTGCATTCAAGATACTATCTATATGGATTATGATGTTGATATAGATAAACAATATTATTATACTGTTAAAGCACAGACAGAGGTTGGAGAAAGTAATTTTCATCCTAATATTGCTACTGCTTTTTCTATGGAAAACAAAGATAAAGTAGCCATTCAAACAATTGAAAATCAAAAGGAAGGTTATTTAGTTAAAGTGAAACTAAATAAAATGACTATTAATTCTAAAGATACTTATGGAGTTATAATTAATAACGTATCTTATTTAAACGTTGAGGATGTTAAAATTGCTGGCCTTCCTGAAAAGAAGGGAAGTACAACGTTTAATGTTCTTATTCCACGATCAAAATTAAAAGAAAATTCAAATTATGCTATAAAAGCATTTGTAATAAAACAAGGTCGTACCTTTGAAAGTGCTATTGTAAATCAACAAATTAGTAAAAAAATATAA